A genomic window from Flavobacterium hankyongi includes:
- a CDS encoding oligosaccharide flippase family protein yields MRNQTQVNNLNKDVLKYLVVKILPAISGLLTIYLLTRTLSNSLYSNYVFVSATILLFGQLISGWINSSVIYFYPDYDAKNNLDVLKINIIFLQLILYFVGAIGFFIMCYFGLKDFLIIGLGLFLMLSQTFINLLYSFLQAERRVLIQIRSTFVQSVVQVIGVTGCYFYCKENLYAIFAVLFLSYFLASNYVMYSDKIYELLLNKRVFAVFDFKIAKKVLTYGIPVCIWFFASQFFAIGDRILFKYFNITNLVANYASFRDLSVGLSGFITMPLLMASHPIIIQMAKTAVDKKEIENIIIQNIKLLTTLFTSIFMGIFFIGEYVLVYIVSKKYLLETNLMFLVVFSIFLGTISMYLHKGLEVDGKTELMAKVALVVAGLSLILNVWLIPIWGVQAACLVSILAQVLYNVFVYYYSVNVYRIKISPMFIVKNIFLVLISFLISNYILTENSHLMIRMFIFVALTILTLFSSIEIKKMFKTINNNEL; encoded by the coding sequence ATGCGAAATCAAACGCAAGTCAATAATTTAAATAAAGATGTTTTAAAATATTTGGTGGTAAAGATTTTACCAGCCATATCAGGATTGCTTACCATTTATCTTTTAACAAGAACTTTATCTAATTCACTTTATTCAAATTATGTTTTTGTAAGTGCTACAATTTTGTTGTTTGGACAGCTAATTAGCGGTTGGATAAATAGTTCCGTTATTTATTTTTACCCGGATTATGATGCAAAAAATAATTTAGATGTTTTAAAAATCAATATTATTTTTCTGCAATTAATTCTATACTTCGTTGGAGCTATTGGTTTTTTCATTATGTGTTACTTCGGATTAAAAGATTTTTTAATAATTGGGTTGGGTTTGTTCTTAATGCTTTCTCAAACATTTATTAATTTGTTATATAGTTTTTTGCAAGCTGAAAGACGTGTTTTAATTCAAATTAGATCAACATTTGTTCAGAGTGTTGTACAGGTAATAGGTGTAACTGGTTGTTATTTTTATTGTAAGGAAAATCTTTATGCAATATTTGCAGTCCTTTTCTTGAGTTATTTCTTAGCGAGCAATTATGTAATGTATTCGGATAAGATTTATGAATTATTATTAAATAAAAGAGTTTTTGCCGTTTTTGATTTTAAAATCGCCAAAAAAGTACTAACGTATGGAATTCCTGTTTGTATTTGGTTCTTTGCCTCTCAATTTTTTGCTATAGGAGATAGGATACTTTTTAAGTATTTTAATATAACAAATTTAGTTGCTAATTATGCTTCTTTCAGAGATTTGTCTGTTGGATTGTCAGGTTTTATTACCATGCCTTTGCTTATGGCTTCACATCCAATAATTATTCAAATGGCTAAAACAGCGGTTGATAAAAAAGAAATTGAGAATATAATTATACAGAATATTAAATTGCTAACCACGCTATTTACATCTATTTTTATGGGCATTTTTTTTATTGGGGAATATGTGCTGGTTTATATAGTAAGTAAAAAGTATCTGTTAGAAACCAATCTTATGTTTCTAGTTGTGTTTTCTATTTTTTTGGGAACCATATCGATGTATTTACATAAAGGATTAGAAGTAGATGGCAAAACAGAGCTTATGGCGAAAGTTGCCTTGGTTGTTGCTGGATTAAGCTTGATTCTGAATGTTTGGCTAATTCCCATTTGGGGTGTACAGGCAGCCTGTTTGGTATCAATTTTAGCTCAGGTTTTGTATAATGTTTTTGTGTACTATTATTCTGTAAATGTTTACCGTATTAAAATTTCGCCCATGTTCATAGTTAAGAATATTTTTTTAGTTTTAATTTCCTTTTTAATTTCCAATTATATTTTAACAGAGAACTCACATTTAATGATTAGAATGTTTATTTTTGTAGCACTGACAATTTTAACATTATTTAGTTCAATAGAAATAAAAAAAATGTTTAAAACGATTAATAATAACGAACTATAA
- a CDS encoding O-antigen polymerase, whose amino-acid sequence MLHFFFILGILLILIIRKDFSNYFLSPTGILGITWGVCVILQFVFAPEYYFTSTTAQLFFIFIFSFFLGDITGSYLESLSSKKVNFGTDYKIYQSLTFKSKFTFFLIILGVLSFVGAILYFGYFVSFFGSFEAGVTAGWAARGALEEISVPIAVRAILMLGYSDVVLTTIYFLLYRKIKWFLFLPYISLLIMGIAQAGRAGFILILVQVFLSSFWITVYDQKLNYKGNNNFFAEKKLIKKMMVLIVFAFIIFIGGDMLRRQQFSLTPENLETSTTVFKEYLFGGISAFSTYFENEYSNFSTLGLGKYSYSSLYDLLGISKNEIGVYTKYLGFSKKDSSLTTNIFTAFRQFIDDFSLLGGLFVFFLYGIFSGYFYGKAVKGSLAAIAIMIVVYTYLFHTILLSITVHNAVLISFLVPAVIINICKKTAK is encoded by the coding sequence ATGCTACATTTTTTTTTCATATTAGGTATTCTTTTAATACTTATAATTAGAAAAGATTTTTCTAATTATTTTTTAAGCCCTACAGGTATTTTAGGTATTACTTGGGGAGTTTGTGTGATTTTACAATTCGTTTTTGCACCAGAATATTATTTTACATCTACTACAGCACAGCTTTTTTTTATTTTTATTTTTTCGTTTTTTTTAGGCGATATAACAGGAAGTTATTTGGAGAGTCTATCATCTAAAAAGGTCAATTTTGGTACAGACTATAAAATATATCAGTCGCTAACTTTTAAAAGTAAATTTACTTTTTTTTTAATAATATTAGGAGTTCTATCTTTTGTTGGTGCAATACTATATTTTGGTTATTTTGTTTCTTTTTTTGGTTCTTTTGAAGCTGGTGTTACAGCTGGATGGGCTGCACGAGGAGCACTTGAAGAAATTTCTGTCCCTATTGCTGTTAGAGCCATTTTAATGTTAGGTTATAGCGATGTGGTACTGACCACTATCTACTTTTTATTGTATAGAAAAATAAAATGGTTTTTGTTTTTACCATACATATCATTGCTAATTATGGGAATTGCTCAAGCGGGAAGAGCAGGTTTTATTTTAATTTTAGTTCAAGTATTTTTGTCTAGTTTTTGGATAACTGTTTATGATCAAAAGCTCAACTATAAAGGAAATAATAATTTTTTTGCTGAAAAAAAGCTAATAAAAAAAATGATGGTACTTATTGTTTTTGCCTTTATTATATTTATTGGTGGAGATATGTTAAGAAGACAACAATTTTCGCTAACTCCTGAAAATTTAGAGACATCAACTACTGTTTTTAAAGAATATCTTTTTGGGGGAATATCTGCCTTTTCAACCTATTTTGAAAATGAATATTCTAATTTTAGTACACTTGGGTTAGGGAAATACTCCTACAGTTCCCTTTATGATTTATTAGGTATTTCTAAAAATGAAATAGGAGTTTACACAAAGTATCTAGGATTTTCAAAAAAAGACTCTTCTTTAACAACAAATATTTTTACTGCTTTTAGACAATTCATAGATGATTTTAGTTTATTAGGAGGTTTATTTGTGTTTTTTTTATATGGTATTTTTTCAGGATATTTCTATGGAAAAGCGGTAAAAGGATCTCTTGCTGCAATAGCTATAATGATTGTGGTCTATACTTATTTATTTCACACTATTTTGTTGTCTATAACAGTGCATAATGCTGTCTTAATTAGTTTTTTAGTCCCTGCTGTTATTATTAATATTTGCAAAAAAACAGCTAAATGA
- a CDS encoding EpsG family protein, giving the protein MIAFFFGVVLSGLAFFFKRSKIILLILFVFMWLLFGWNYSNADRRMYTEMYSVSISKIEFLKFEGGYSFLMFCSRYLGLSLQEFLIIVSGIVLLFIFRFFYIFSNVPAFVGLCFLWFFFPLEYVVLRNFIAFSIVLQGFISVFRNEKYYREKFVLCVLLASTIHISSLMYLIFLLAFKENEIKIKTIVFWVIGLLTIVLVSHDLIFRILSIYSKDKVIFYTTSLSLFLFYSSIQIANLWIVKYFLKSDDVNGTTSDKRLNIMIVNINIVMLLLIVVYYEMAVFIRILLNMSIVNLVFITNKSILFGEKKIPKILFLSYLLFGFYCFIFLVREKTIFPLFDSNLLFK; this is encoded by the coding sequence ATGATAGCGTTTTTTTTTGGTGTAGTACTGTCTGGTTTAGCTTTTTTTTTTAAGAGATCGAAGATAATCCTGTTGATTTTATTTGTTTTTATGTGGTTGCTTTTTGGATGGAATTATTCAAATGCAGATCGCAGAATGTATACAGAAATGTATAGTGTTTCTATCTCTAAAATAGAATTCCTAAAATTTGAAGGAGGTTACAGTTTTTTAATGTTCTGTTCTAGATATTTGGGATTAAGTTTACAGGAATTTTTAATAATAGTTTCAGGAATAGTTTTACTTTTTATATTCCGTTTTTTCTATATCTTTTCAAATGTTCCAGCATTTGTAGGGTTGTGTTTCTTGTGGTTCTTTTTTCCATTAGAATATGTTGTTTTAAGGAATTTTATCGCTTTTTCAATTGTATTACAAGGATTCATCTCAGTTTTTAGAAATGAAAAATATTATAGAGAGAAATTCGTTCTGTGTGTACTGCTTGCTTCAACTATTCACATCTCATCGCTAATGTATTTAATTTTTTTGTTAGCTTTTAAAGAAAATGAGATCAAAATTAAAACGATTGTATTTTGGGTCATTGGTTTACTTACAATAGTTTTAGTGTCACATGATTTAATATTTAGAATATTGTCAATATATTCAAAGGATAAAGTAATATTTTATACTACTAGTTTATCGCTATTTTTGTTTTATTCATCTATTCAAATTGCAAACCTGTGGATTGTTAAATATTTTTTAAAATCAGATGACGTAAATGGCACTACAAGTGATAAAAGGTTAAATATCATGATTGTAAATATTAATATTGTCATGCTATTACTCATTGTGGTTTACTACGAAATGGCTGTTTTTATCAGAATACTTTTGAATATGTCTATCGTTAATTTGGTATTCATAACAAATAAATCTATTTTATTTGGAGAAAAAAAAATCCCAAAAATTTTATTTTTAAGTTATCTTTTATTTGGCTTTTATTGTTTTATTTTCTTAGTTAGAGAAAAAACAATTTTTCCATTGTTTGATAGTAATTTGTTGTTTAAATAA
- the rfbA gene encoding glucose-1-phosphate thymidylyltransferase RfbA, translated as MKGIILAGGSGTRLHPLTQVVSKQLLPIYDKPMIYYPLSVLMLAGIKEILIISTPHDLPNFQRLFGDGSQIGLKLSYVEQPSPDGLAQAFILGEEFIGDDDVCLILGDNIFYGAGLQNLLSNAVSIVTDRKEATVFGYYVDDPERYGVAEFDDSGKVLSIEEKPEQPKSNFAVVGLYFYPNSVVQIAKNVKPSHRGELEITTVNQIYLEKGALNLQLMGRGFAWLDTGTHESLTEATEFVKAVEKRTGLKIACIEEVAYRKGFINNEQFKNCAGILGKSTYAEYLRKIAKYQ; from the coding sequence ATGAAAGGAATAATTTTAGCAGGAGGTTCAGGAACACGATTACATCCGCTTACACAAGTGGTTTCTAAGCAATTATTGCCAATTTATGACAAACCAATGATTTATTATCCGCTATCAGTATTAATGTTAGCTGGAATAAAAGAAATATTGATTATATCTACTCCTCATGATTTACCAAATTTCCAAAGATTGTTTGGTGATGGAAGTCAAATCGGATTAAAACTTTCATACGTAGAACAACCATCTCCCGATGGTTTAGCTCAAGCTTTTATTTTAGGTGAAGAATTTATTGGGGATGATGATGTATGTTTGATTCTTGGCGATAATATTTTCTATGGAGCAGGACTTCAAAATTTGCTGTCTAATGCTGTAAGTATTGTTACTGACAGGAAAGAAGCAACGGTTTTTGGATATTATGTAGATGATCCTGAACGTTACGGAGTTGCTGAGTTTGATGATAGCGGTAAAGTTCTTTCGATTGAAGAAAAACCTGAACAACCAAAATCTAATTTTGCAGTTGTTGGATTATATTTTTATCCAAATTCAGTTGTTCAAATTGCTAAAAACGTCAAACCTTCGCATAGAGGGGAGCTTGAAATAACTACAGTAAACCAAATTTATCTAGAAAAAGGAGCTCTTAATTTACAATTAATGGGAAGGGGGTTTGCATGGTTAGATACTGGCACGCATGAGTCGTTGACAGAAGCTACAGAATTTGTAAAAGCTGTAGAAAAACGTACAGGCCTTAAAATTGCTTGTATAGAAGAAGTTGCTTATAGGAAGGGCTTCATAAATAATGAGCAGTTTAAAAATTGTGCAGGAATTTTAGGTAAAAGTACCTATGCTGAATATTTAAGAAAAATTGCAAAATACCAATGA
- a CDS encoding WxcM-like domain-containing protein: MLPIVIKGNCHSDHRGTLKFNNGFDASQIKRMYVIENESSNFRRGWQGHKREQRWFSAMVGTFEIQLIRIDNWDNPEPTLKPYVFCLSSENLDILHVPSGYISCIQSKEENAKLLVMSDYLLGEIKDEYKYPLEYFVCTKQ; the protein is encoded by the coding sequence ATGTTGCCAATAGTAATAAAAGGGAATTGTCATTCAGACCATAGAGGCACTCTTAAATTCAATAATGGTTTTGATGCTAGTCAAATAAAAAGGATGTATGTAATTGAAAATGAAAGTTCTAATTTTAGGAGAGGATGGCAAGGACATAAAAGAGAACAAAGATGGTTTTCTGCTATGGTTGGAACTTTTGAAATACAACTAATAAGGATAGATAATTGGGATAATCCTGAGCCAACATTAAAACCATATGTTTTTTGTCTTTCTTCAGAGAACTTAGATATATTACATGTTCCTTCGGGTTATATTTCTTGTATTCAATCAAAGGAAGAAAATGCAAAACTTTTAGTAATGAGCGATTATCTTTTGGGAGAAATTAAAGATGAATATAAATATCCTTTAGAGTACTTTGTCTGCACAAAACAATAA
- a CDS encoding polysaccharide biosynthesis protein, protein MKQSITDKILLITGGTGSFGTAVLNRFLQTDHFKEIRIFSRDEKKQDDMRNLYRNDKLKFYIGDVRNPSSIDYAMRGVDYVFHAAALKQVPSCEFFPMEAVKTNVEGTQNVIDAAVKHGVKKVICLSTDKAAYPINAMGISKAMMEKVAVAASRNLEHTTVCLTRYGNVMGSRGSVIPLFLKQIKNGEPLTITDPSMTRFLMSLEEAVELVLFAFEHGNSGDLFVNKAPAGTIGDLAQALKEMFKADNPIRIIGTRHGEKLYETLCTREEMVKAEDMGGFYRIPADNRDLNYAQYFSEGEIDVSKIEDYHSHNTIQQDVEGMKQLLMKLPLIRKDVLGEADLKQYPD, encoded by the coding sequence ATGAAACAATCCATCACAGATAAAATACTTTTAATTACTGGTGGTACAGGTTCATTTGGAACCGCTGTGCTTAATCGTTTTTTACAAACAGACCATTTCAAGGAAATCCGAATTTTTTCCAGAGATGAAAAAAAACAGGATGACATGCGAAATCTGTATAGAAACGACAAACTCAAGTTCTATATTGGAGATGTTCGTAATCCATCAAGTATTGATTATGCAATGCGTGGTGTAGATTATGTGTTTCATGCAGCCGCTTTGAAGCAAGTGCCTTCCTGCGAATTTTTTCCAATGGAAGCGGTAAAAACTAATGTAGAGGGAACACAAAATGTTATAGATGCGGCTGTAAAGCATGGTGTAAAAAAAGTAATTTGCCTAAGCACCGATAAAGCGGCGTATCCTATAAATGCAATGGGCATTTCTAAAGCCATGATGGAGAAAGTAGCCGTAGCAGCTTCAAGAAATTTAGAGCATACAACCGTTTGTTTAACGCGCTACGGAAATGTAATGGGGTCAAGAGGGTCTGTTATTCCATTGTTCCTTAAGCAAATTAAAAATGGTGAACCACTTACGATTACTGATCCTTCAATGACACGTTTTCTGATGTCTTTAGAAGAGGCGGTAGAATTAGTTCTTTTTGCATTCGAACATGGAAACTCAGGGGATTTGTTTGTGAATAAGGCTCCAGCAGGAACAATTGGCGATTTAGCGCAAGCATTAAAAGAAATGTTCAAAGCAGATAATCCAATTAGAATTATTGGAACAAGACATGGTGAAAAGCTGTATGAAACACTTTGTACTCGTGAAGAAATGGTAAAAGCAGAAGATATGGGAGGTTTTTACCGAATTCCTGCTGATAATAGGGATTTAAATTATGCCCAATATTTTTCTGAAGGCGAAATAGATGTTTCTAAAATTGAAGATTATCATTCCCATAATACAATCCAACAAGATGTTGAAGGGATGAAGCAACTCTTAATGAAACTTCCGTTAATTCGTAAAGATGTATTAGGAGAAGCTGATTTAAAACAATATCCAGATTAA
- a CDS encoding glycosyltransferase family 2 protein translates to MSMKFVFICVNYHSREETLKYIQNVVLFYPQNEVRIIVVDNSKDEVDFFIIKQYIIENDLSDLVSVVKIENKGYFDGLNNGINYAKNSVFKADYYIVGNNDITFEKDFLDQLNKINQESDVLILAPDIVTNDNSHENPHVISRVSYIRRTMYSVYYSHYYVAKLITKFYSSERKFKPFDSERKPIYMGIGALYVLTPSFFKHFDNLWQKVFLYGEEAILAGQIKSVGGKIMYEPTLKCYHNESATTSKMNSRYKYEVIQKSYRIYKKYL, encoded by the coding sequence ATGAGTATGAAGTTCGTTTTCATATGTGTTAATTACCATTCTCGAGAAGAAACATTAAAATACATTCAAAATGTAGTATTGTTTTATCCTCAAAATGAAGTTAGAATTATTGTTGTTGATAATTCTAAAGATGAAGTTGATTTCTTTATTATAAAACAATATATCATTGAAAATGATTTAAGTGATTTAGTTTCAGTTGTTAAAATTGAAAATAAGGGATATTTTGATGGACTTAACAATGGAATTAATTATGCTAAAAATTCAGTTTTTAAAGCAGATTATTATATTGTCGGAAACAATGATATTACTTTTGAGAAAGATTTTTTGGATCAATTAAATAAGATCAATCAAGAATCAGATGTTTTAATTTTAGCTCCTGATATTGTTACAAATGACAATTCGCATGAAAATCCGCATGTTATTAGTAGAGTGTCATATATAAGAAGAACAATGTATAGTGTTTACTATAGTCATTATTATGTTGCAAAATTGATAACTAAATTTTACTCGTCAGAAAGAAAATTTAAGCCATTTGATTCTGAAAGAAAACCCATTTATATGGGCATTGGTGCTTTGTATGTTTTAACTCCATCTTTTTTCAAACATTTTGACAATTTATGGCAAAAGGTATTTTTATATGGAGAAGAGGCAATTTTAGCAGGTCAAATTAAGAGTGTGGGTGGTAAGATAATGTACGAGCCTACATTAAAATGCTATCATAATGAATCAGCTACAACTTCCAAAATGAATTCAAGATACAAATATGAAGTAATACAAAAATCATATAGAATTTATAAAAAATATTTATAA
- a CDS encoding nucleotide sugar dehydrogenase yields MKIAVIGLGYVGLPLARLFATKYDVVGFDINQNRVKELNQGQDFTLEVGEDLLKSVLKKDNSKGNGLFCSTFLDDIKDCNYYVITVPTPVDKHNKPDLTPLYKSSEAVGKVLKKGDIVIYESTVYPGVTEEECVPVLERVSGLKFNEDFFAGYSPERINPGDKEHTVEKILKVTSGSTPEIGVKVDELYKSVIIAGTHLAPTIKVAEAAKVIENSQRDINIAFVNELSKIFNILEIDTQDVLAAAGTKWNFLPFKPGLVGGHCIGVDPYYLAQKAQEKGYHPEIILAGRRLNDSMGEYVASQVVKLMIKKGIAINGANLLMLGIAFKENCPDVRNTKIVDVIAALNDYGINVTIYDPWVNPAEVNHEYNLDTETNLPSGKFDALVLGVAHKEFMDIDLSQLRKENSVLYDVKGILGSHVDGKL; encoded by the coding sequence ATGAAGATTGCAGTTATTGGATTAGGTTATGTGGGTTTGCCCTTAGCAAGATTGTTTGCTACTAAATACGATGTTGTAGGTTTCGATATCAATCAAAATAGAGTAAAAGAATTAAATCAAGGACAAGATTTTACACTCGAAGTGGGTGAAGATTTATTAAAGTCAGTTCTAAAAAAAGATAATTCTAAAGGAAATGGATTGTTTTGTTCAACTTTTTTAGATGATATAAAAGATTGTAATTATTATGTGATAACGGTGCCAACACCAGTAGATAAGCATAATAAGCCAGATTTGACGCCGCTTTATAAGTCTAGTGAAGCAGTTGGTAAAGTGCTTAAAAAAGGAGATATAGTAATTTATGAATCTACAGTATATCCTGGGGTTACTGAGGAAGAATGTGTACCAGTTCTAGAGCGAGTAAGTGGATTAAAGTTTAATGAAGATTTTTTTGCAGGTTACTCTCCTGAAAGAATTAATCCAGGAGACAAAGAGCATACTGTAGAAAAAATACTTAAAGTTACATCTGGTTCTACTCCAGAAATAGGTGTTAAAGTTGATGAATTATACAAATCGGTAATCATTGCAGGAACACATCTTGCGCCCACAATTAAAGTAGCAGAAGCGGCAAAGGTTATCGAGAATTCTCAAAGAGACATCAATATTGCTTTTGTAAATGAGTTGTCAAAGATTTTTAATATTTTAGAAATCGACACACAAGATGTTTTAGCTGCAGCTGGAACAAAATGGAATTTTCTTCCTTTTAAACCAGGATTAGTTGGAGGTCATTGCATTGGTGTTGACCCATATTATCTAGCTCAAAAAGCACAAGAAAAAGGATATCACCCCGAAATTATTTTGGCTGGTAGAAGACTGAATGACAGCATGGGCGAGTATGTTGCGTCGCAAGTCGTTAAATTAATGATTAAAAAAGGTATTGCCATAAATGGAGCCAATTTGTTAATGCTTGGAATAGCTTTTAAAGAAAATTGCCCAGATGTACGTAATACTAAAATAGTAGATGTGATTGCAGCATTGAATGATTATGGAATAAACGTAACAATTTATGATCCTTGGGTAAATCCTGCAGAAGTAAATCATGAATATAATTTAGATACAGAAACTAATTTACCATCTGGTAAATTTGATGCTTTGGTTCTAGGAGTTGCTCACAAAGAATTTATGGATATAGATTTATCTCAATTAAGAAAAGAAAACTCTGTTTTATATGATGTGAAAGGAATTTTAGGTTCTCATGTCGATGGAAAACTGTAA
- the rfbB gene encoding dTDP-glucose 4,6-dehydratase — MKSILITGGAGFIGSHVVRRFVQNYPNYHVYNLDALTYAGNLENIKDIENESNYTFLKGDIVDEVFINEIFEKYQFEGVLHLAAESHVDRSITDPLAFVKTNIIGTVNLLNAFKKLWKDNFDGKRFYHISTDEVYGSLGETGLFTETTPYDPNSPYSASKASSDHFVRAYGETYGLPYVLTNCSNNYGPFHFPEKLIPLFINNIINKKPLPVYGDGNYTRDWLFVKDHAVAIDLVFHKGKNHETYNIGGFNEWKNIDLVRLLCEKMDEKLGRPEGESAKLITFVKDRPGHDLRYAIDASKINAELGWKPSVTFEEGLKQTIDWYLDNTQWLNNITSGEYAKYYEKQYQ; from the coding sequence ATGAAAAGTATATTAATTACGGGGGGTGCGGGATTCATAGGGTCTCATGTGGTTAGAAGGTTTGTTCAAAACTATCCTAACTATCATGTTTATAATTTAGATGCACTAACTTATGCCGGAAATTTAGAAAATATTAAAGATATCGAGAACGAATCAAATTATACTTTTTTAAAAGGTGATATTGTTGATGAAGTTTTTATAAATGAAATTTTCGAAAAATATCAGTTTGAAGGAGTTTTGCATCTTGCTGCAGAATCTCATGTAGATAGATCAATTACAGATCCATTAGCGTTTGTGAAAACAAATATCATTGGAACAGTAAATCTTTTGAATGCTTTCAAAAAACTTTGGAAGGATAATTTTGATGGAAAACGTTTTTATCATATTTCTACAGATGAGGTTTATGGTTCTTTAGGAGAAACTGGACTATTTACAGAAACGACACCATATGATCCTAATTCGCCATACTCTGCTTCTAAAGCTAGTTCAGACCATTTCGTGAGAGCTTATGGAGAAACGTATGGACTTCCGTATGTATTGACAAACTGTTCTAACAATTACGGTCCTTTTCATTTTCCAGAAAAACTAATTCCTTTATTCATCAATAATATTATCAATAAAAAACCTTTGCCAGTATATGGTGATGGTAATTATACTCGTGATTGGTTGTTTGTAAAAGATCATGCAGTAGCTATAGATTTGGTTTTTCACAAAGGAAAAAATCACGAAACATATAATATTGGCGGATTTAACGAGTGGAAAAATATAGATTTAGTTCGTTTATTGTGTGAAAAAATGGATGAGAAACTAGGTCGTCCAGAAGGTGAATCAGCTAAATTAATCACTTTTGTAAAAGATCGACCAGGACACGATTTGCGTTATGCTATAGATGCCTCAAAAATCAATGCTGAATTAGGCTGGAAACCATCGGTTACTTTTGAAGAAGGATTGAAGCAAACTATCGATTGGTATTTAGATAATACACAATGGTTGAATAACATAACTTCTGGAGAATACGCAAAATATTACGAAAAACAATATCAATAG
- a CDS encoding UDP-glucose 6-dehydrogenase encodes MKIKNICCIGAGYVGGPTMAVIAQKCPDIKVTVVDLNEARIAAWNDVDFGKLPVYEPGLDEVVKEARGRNLFFSTDVDKAIEESEMIFISVNTPTKMYGAGKGMAADLKYIELCARQIARVAKSDKIVVEKSTLPVRTAEAIKSILDNTGNGVNFQILSNPEFLAEGTAVTDLHNPDRVLIGGNDAEAIQSLLEVYANWVPKDRILTTNVWSSELSKLTANAFLAQRVSSINAISELCEKTEADVNEVARAIGMDSRIGSKFLKASVGFGGSCFQKDILNLVYIAKSYGLNEVADYWEQVVIMNDHQKHRFSKNIVQTLYNTVSGKRIAMLGWAFKKDTNDTRESAAITVAQDLIAEQANVVVYDPKVSHDQIKFDLEGIEDKIKVETNPYEACNNAHAIAILTEWDEFKTYDWQKIYDSMSKPAFVFDGRNLLDKQKVKEIGFVYSAVGS; translated from the coding sequence ATGAAAATAAAAAACATTTGCTGTATAGGTGCTGGTTATGTGGGAGGTCCTACAATGGCAGTTATTGCACAAAAATGTCCAGATATTAAAGTAACAGTTGTCGATTTAAATGAAGCGAGAATTGCGGCTTGGAATGATGTAGACTTTGGAAAACTACCTGTTTATGAGCCTGGTTTAGATGAGGTCGTAAAAGAGGCTAGAGGGAGAAATTTATTTTTTTCTACTGATGTAGACAAGGCTATTGAAGAATCAGAAATGATTTTTATTTCTGTTAATACACCTACAAAAATGTATGGTGCAGGTAAAGGAATGGCAGCCGATTTAAAATATATAGAATTATGTGCTCGTCAAATTGCTCGAGTAGCAAAGTCTGATAAAATTGTAGTTGAAAAATCAACTTTACCAGTGCGTACTGCAGAGGCTATTAAAAGTATTTTAGATAATACAGGTAATGGAGTAAATTTTCAAATTCTTTCAAATCCTGAATTTTTAGCAGAAGGTACCGCAGTAACTGATTTGCATAATCCTGATCGCGTACTTATTGGAGGAAATGATGCAGAAGCAATTCAATCTTTACTAGAAGTATATGCTAATTGGGTGCCAAAAGATAGAATATTAACAACAAATGTCTGGTCATCTGAGTTATCAAAATTAACTGCTAATGCATTTTTAGCGCAACGTGTTTCTTCAATCAATGCAATTTCTGAATTGTGTGAAAAAACAGAAGCGGATGTTAATGAAGTAGCTAGAGCTATTGGAATGGACTCTCGTATTGGATCAAAATTTCTTAAAGCATCAGTTGGTTTTGGAGGATCATGTTTCCAAAAAGATATATTAAACTTAGTTTATATAGCAAAGTCTTACGGTTTAAACGAAGTTGCCGATTATTGGGAGCAAGTGGTTATTATGAATGATCATCAAAAACATCGCTTTTCAAAAAATATAGTGCAAACTCTGTATAATACAGTTTCGGGTAAACGAATTGCAATGTTAGGCTGGGCGTTTAAAAAAGATACAAATGATACACGTGAATCAGCAGCTATAACTGTCGCTCAGGATTTAATTGCTGAGCAAGCTAATGTGGTTGTTTACGATCCAAAAGTTTCTCATGATCAAATAAAATTTGATTTAGAAGGAATAGAAGATAAAATTAAAGTAGAAACAAATCCTTATGAAGCTTGTAATAATGCTCATGCTATTGCTATCTTAACTGAATGGGATGAATTCAAAACTTATGATTGGCAAAAAATATATGACTCAATGTCTAAACCAGCTTTTGTTTTTGATGGAAGAAATCTTTTGGACAAACAAAAAGTGAAAGAAATTGGGTTTGTTTATTCAGCAGTAGGAAGTTAG